The following proteins are encoded in a genomic region of Chlorogloeopsis sp. ULAP01:
- a CDS encoding response regulator transcription factor — MRILVVEDDTQLAEVLSEALTRRQYVVDVAKDGEAAWYSVESVKYDLLILDVTLPKLDGIRFCQRLRTTQVSHPAYCNYAVPVLMLTARDTVIDKITGLDAGADDYVAKPFDLEELMARIRALLRRGGSATVLSFSWGSLLLNPSTYEATYDGKPLSFTPKEYAILELLVANGRRVLSCSSIIEQVWSMDDSPVEETVRSHIKCLRQKLKTLGAPEDFIETVHGLGYRLK; from the coding sequence ATGCGTATTTTGGTAGTTGAAGATGATACCCAGCTAGCAGAGGTATTATCAGAAGCTTTAACTAGACGACAGTATGTAGTAGATGTAGCTAAAGATGGAGAAGCGGCGTGGTACTCAGTTGAGTCTGTAAAATATGACTTGCTGATTTTGGACGTAACGCTACCAAAGTTAGATGGTATCCGCTTTTGCCAACGTTTACGCACTACACAAGTCAGTCATCCTGCATATTGTAACTATGCTGTACCTGTGTTGATGCTTACAGCTCGTGATACTGTAATAGACAAGATTACTGGGTTAGATGCAGGAGCTGACGATTATGTAGCAAAGCCATTTGATCTCGAAGAGTTAATGGCTCGCATACGTGCTCTGCTCAGACGTGGAGGCTCTGCAACAGTATTGAGTTTTTCTTGGGGAAGTTTGCTTCTCAACCCCAGTACTTACGAGGCTACTTACGACGGTAAACCTTTGTCATTTACCCCTAAAGAGTATGCCATTTTGGAGTTATTAGTGGCTAATGGCAGACGGGTATTGAGTTGTTCTAGCATTATTGAGCAAGTTTGGTCTATGGATGACTCACCCGTTGAGGAAACAGTTAGATCTCACATCAAATGTCTCAGGCAAAAGCTTAAAACCTTGGGTGCTCCCGAAGATTTTATAGAAACGGTTCATGGGCTAGGTTACCGCCTGAAATAG
- a CDS encoding CAP domain-containing protein translates to MMRQSAFGIALGVLCITSGLTTAYALSLTSALKNSALSCQISLPASFQTTDVEKSVFNQINNYRVSVGLPKLTLDEKMTEQARIHSQNMANGKVPFSHEGFERRVNAIATHYKSAAENLAFNRGYSDPATEAIDSWLNSSKHLPNIKGDYNFTGVGVAVNSKGEVYLTQIFLNDRGFETNRHK, encoded by the coding sequence ATGATGCGACAATCTGCTTTTGGCATAGCTTTAGGGGTGCTTTGTATTACCAGTGGATTGACAACCGCTTATGCGCTAAGTCTTACTTCTGCTCTTAAGAACTCGGCTTTATCGTGTCAAATCTCATTGCCTGCTAGTTTTCAAACAACTGATGTAGAAAAATCAGTATTTAACCAGATAAATAACTATCGGGTTTCTGTTGGTTTGCCCAAGCTCACTCTTGATGAAAAAATGACTGAGCAGGCAAGAATTCACAGTCAAAATATGGCTAACGGGAAAGTGCCTTTTAGCCATGAGGGATTTGAACGCCGAGTCAATGCGATCGCTACTCACTACAAAAGTGCAGCAGAAAATCTGGCTTTTAACCGAGGGTATAGCGATCCTGCAACTGAAGCTATTGATAGCTGGCTTAACAGCTCCAAGCATCTACCTAATATCAAAGGCGACTATAATTTCACTGGAGTTGGTGTAGCTGTTAACAGTAAAGGCGAAGTCTACCTGACGCAAATTTTCTTGAACGATAGAGGTTTTGAAACAAATCGGCATAAGTAG
- a CDS encoding DUF1830 domain-containing protein codes for MKLKHFHYGWLIELIPMPTGYLFNCWMPGEKTGFSDRQIYPTFVQALTVAKRRADLQTVSLSLTNFLNQSYKLCNLSLPEYQALEKSVFNFVKQATRTDMPYTSTLKQANQILCFYKNTTSQIQIARISNIANNFEQVVFPGEQLLFEASPEAELEIHTSDTTSAELANKILCSQLQVL; via the coding sequence ATGAAATTGAAGCATTTTCACTATGGCTGGTTAATTGAGTTAATACCAATGCCAACAGGATATTTATTTAACTGTTGGATGCCAGGGGAAAAGACTGGGTTTAGCGATCGCCAAATTTATCCCACTTTCGTTCAAGCTTTGACGGTAGCCAAAAGACGGGCAGATTTACAAACAGTAAGTTTGTCGTTAACCAATTTTCTGAACCAGTCATATAAGTTGTGCAATCTCAGCCTGCCGGAATATCAGGCTTTGGAAAAGTCTGTCTTCAACTTTGTAAAACAAGCCACTAGAACTGATATGCCATACACTTCGACTTTAAAACAGGCAAACCAAATTCTGTGTTTTTACAAAAACACAACAAGTCAGATTCAAATTGCTCGGATTTCAAATATTGCTAATAACTTTGAGCAAGTTGTTTTTCCTGGAGAACAACTACTGTTTGAAGCTTCTCCGGAAGCTGAACTAGAAATCCATACGAGTGACACAACAAGTGCAGAGCTTGCAAATAAAATTCTTTGTTCTCAACTACAAGTACTATGA
- the hpnA gene encoding hopanoid-associated sugar epimerase: MRVFVTGGTGFIGANLVRLLLQEGYTVRALVRPSSRLDNLQGLNVEFIQGDLNDPDLWQQVLGCQYLFHVAAHYSLWQKDKDLLIRHNVLGTHNILAAAQKAGIERTVYTSSVAAIGVGAAGTAVDETYQSPLEKLVGNYKKSKFLAEQEAMQAARAGQDVVVVNPTSPIGPWDIKPTPTGDIILRFLRRQMPFYMDTGLNFIDVRDVAKGHLLALQKGKPGERYILGNQNLTLKQLLDQLAEITGLSAPQRAIPAWLPQSVAWVDEKILTLLGKSPSVPLDGVRMATQTMYYDASKAVRELGLPQSPLSVALKDAVDWFEAGRGDRV, from the coding sequence ATGCGTGTATTTGTCACAGGTGGTACAGGTTTTATAGGCGCTAACTTGGTGCGGTTACTCTTACAAGAGGGATATACAGTTAGAGCCTTAGTACGCCCTTCTAGTAGACTCGACAACTTGCAAGGATTAAATGTAGAGTTCATCCAAGGAGACTTAAACGATCCGGATTTGTGGCAGCAAGTGCTTGGTTGCCAATACTTATTTCATGTCGCAGCCCATTATTCGCTGTGGCAAAAAGACAAGGATCTTTTAATCCGCCATAATGTCTTGGGTACGCACAATATCTTGGCAGCTGCTCAAAAAGCAGGTATCGAAAGAACCGTCTACACTAGTTCAGTTGCTGCCATTGGAGTGGGAGCAGCAGGTACAGCCGTAGATGAAACTTATCAAAGTCCTTTAGAAAAACTGGTTGGTAACTACAAAAAGTCTAAGTTTTTAGCTGAACAAGAAGCAATGCAAGCGGCACGTGCAGGGCAAGATGTAGTTGTAGTTAATCCTACCAGTCCCATTGGCCCTTGGGATATCAAGCCTACCCCCACAGGAGACATTATCTTACGCTTTTTACGGCGGCAAATGCCCTTTTATATGGATACAGGACTAAATTTTATTGATGTGCGGGATGTCGCCAAGGGGCATTTACTAGCTTTGCAAAAAGGCAAGCCTGGAGAAAGATACATTCTTGGAAATCAAAATCTCACCCTCAAACAACTCCTCGATCAGCTTGCCGAGATTACTGGTTTAAGTGCTCCCCAACGGGCTATACCTGCTTGGTTGCCCCAGAGTGTTGCTTGGGTTGATGAAAAAATTCTCACCTTACTTGGGAAGTCACCTTCCGTTCCTTTGGATGGTGTGCGGATGGCAACACAAACTATGTATTATGATGCCTCCAAGGCTGTACGAGAATTGGGTTTACCTCAATCTCCTCTGAGTGTGGCACTCAAAGATGCTGTCGATTGGTTTGAAGCGGGGCGAGGTGACAGGGTATAG
- a CDS encoding efflux RND transporter permease subunit → MVKTNSSQNLRERFNPSKLAIKYPWLTVSFWLAVMVAGILAFSSLKYALFPDITFPVVVVNASAPLTTALDTEVKLTQPLEQRLQSLAGVDNIRSSTYPGQTVVSLLFAVGTNLEQSTQQVETLLKQVSLPQQASFKIFPVNLNESAVVSYAIESSSKNLTDLTQLTQQQILPEIAELPGVLRVALLGTSVDSTNGNGNPLPGQGATRVRFNGNDALAFQVIKRGDANTLEVVSEVENKVQQLRSKLPDITLSLAATQAEYIRNATHATIKALVEAIVLAVIVIFPFLWNWQATLISALAIPTSLLGTFIVMAIFGFNLETITLLALALVIGIIVDDAIVDVENIMRHVEDGEHPRQAALLATNEIGLTVAAATLTAVAVFLPIGLMGGVIGQFFKPFGITVSAAMLTSLLIARTLSPVLSIYWLKPTSSGSSYRRRNLWVGFTQFYRDLLSWSINHRGIVLGLAALSLVAGIALIPLVPKGFIPKLDRGEFNIVYTTPLPKNSQELEQLGGDTGTLLGENAESFVSEFSAPGSSLVSPSFSALFPSQSPITFLLNNSLEVGRKLEEVVRQSPEVETVFTIAGTREGEPNKGKLYIKLKDNRAIATSELQEQFRTSLPKLPGVSVSVEDIQFVDTGNQKPLEVALQGNDLNTLSKAAQTIKERIQNQPGFADVSVTGVTDGQDEVFQIERLNNERVAYISANLGKNLSLGDATDKLVAAATDVLPAGVSLNLGGDSARSGEVFSSFGITLALSALCIVAVLVCLFKSWIDPLAICISLPLALVGAMLALVATRSDFGMISLLGFVFLLGLTNKSAILLVDCINQLRSAGLNRTEAILKAGPVRLRPIMMTTASTILGMLPIALGLGAGSELRSPMAVAIAGGLISSTLLSLIVVPVVYTILDDWFPRFENKGKI, encoded by the coding sequence ATGGTAAAGACCAATTCCTCCCAAAACCTGCGAGAGCGCTTTAATCCTTCAAAATTAGCAATTAAATATCCCTGGTTAACAGTAAGTTTTTGGCTTGCTGTGATGGTAGCGGGAATTTTGGCTTTCAGTTCCCTCAAGTATGCTCTGTTTCCAGATATTACCTTTCCGGTAGTAGTAGTCAATGCTAGCGCTCCACTCACAACAGCTTTAGATACGGAGGTAAAGCTTACTCAACCCCTAGAGCAACGTCTCCAATCTTTAGCAGGAGTCGATAACATCCGCTCCTCTACTTATCCGGGGCAAACAGTTGTTAGCCTTCTGTTTGCTGTCGGTACAAACCTTGAACAATCGACTCAGCAAGTAGAAACGTTACTCAAGCAGGTATCTCTTCCTCAGCAAGCAAGTTTTAAAATCTTTCCCGTTAACTTAAACGAGTCAGCTGTTGTTAGTTATGCAATTGAGAGTTCCTCAAAGAACTTAACAGACTTGACTCAATTAACTCAACAGCAAATTTTACCTGAAATAGCAGAACTACCAGGGGTGCTGAGAGTTGCACTGCTAGGTACTTCTGTTGACTCTACTAATGGAAATGGCAATCCTCTTCCTGGGCAGGGAGCAACAAGAGTGCGATTCAACGGCAACGATGCGCTGGCTTTTCAGGTGATTAAACGTGGTGATGCCAACACCTTGGAAGTCGTGAGTGAGGTAGAAAACAAAGTTCAACAACTACGCTCTAAGTTACCTGATATTACCCTCAGCCTCGCTGCCACACAAGCAGAGTATATTCGCAATGCCACCCATGCCACTATAAAAGCTCTGGTTGAAGCCATTGTTTTGGCAGTAATAGTGATTTTTCCTTTTTTGTGGAATTGGCAAGCTACCTTGATTTCTGCACTGGCAATACCTACTTCCCTTTTAGGGACGTTCATTGTCATGGCAATCTTCGGCTTTAATCTAGAGACAATTACACTATTGGCTCTAGCTTTGGTAATTGGGATTATTGTTGATGATGCGATCGTGGATGTGGAAAATATCATGCGCCATGTCGAAGACGGAGAACATCCACGACAAGCTGCCCTTTTAGCTACCAATGAAATTGGCTTGACAGTCGCAGCAGCAACTTTGACAGCTGTTGCAGTGTTTCTACCGATAGGGTTAATGGGTGGAGTAATTGGTCAATTTTTTAAGCCTTTCGGTATCACTGTCTCAGCAGCGATGCTAACTTCCTTGCTGATTGCTCGTACTTTATCACCTGTTTTATCTATTTACTGGCTCAAACCCACATCTTCTGGTAGCTCTTACAGAAGAAGAAATTTGTGGGTAGGCTTTACTCAATTTTATCGAGACTTGCTAAGTTGGTCTATTAATCACCGGGGAATAGTTTTAGGTTTAGCTGCCTTAAGTTTGGTGGCAGGTATCGCCTTGATTCCACTAGTTCCTAAAGGATTTATTCCCAAACTGGATCGCGGTGAATTTAATATAGTTTATACCACTCCTTTACCGAAGAATTCCCAAGAGTTAGAACAATTGGGAGGAGACACCGGAACGCTATTAGGTGAAAACGCAGAAAGTTTTGTTTCTGAATTCTCTGCTCCTGGAAGTAGTCTTGTCTCTCCATCTTTTTCAGCTCTTTTTCCTTCTCAATCTCCAATTACTTTCCTTTTGAATAATTCTCTTGAAGTTGGCAGGAAACTAGAAGAAGTAGTTAGACAATCACCAGAAGTAGAAACAGTTTTTACGATCGCAGGTACCCGTGAAGGAGAACCAAACAAAGGCAAGCTTTACATAAAACTAAAAGATAATCGCGCGATCGCCACCTCTGAACTACAAGAGCAGTTCCGCACCTCTTTGCCCAAACTTCCCGGCGTCAGCGTTAGCGTTGAAGATATTCAATTTGTTGACACAGGCAATCAAAAACCTCTAGAAGTAGCATTACAAGGCAACGATCTCAACACTTTGAGTAAAGCTGCTCAAACAATTAAAGAACGTATTCAAAATCAACCAGGCTTTGCTGATGTTAGTGTTACAGGTGTCACAGATGGACAAGATGAAGTATTTCAAATCGAACGTTTGAATAATGAACGGGTTGCTTATATCAGTGCCAACTTGGGTAAGAATTTATCTTTGGGCGATGCCACTGATAAATTAGTAGCTGCGGCTACAGATGTTTTACCTGCTGGTGTTTCTTTGAATTTGGGAGGAGATTCTGCCCGAAGTGGTGAAGTTTTTAGCAGTTTTGGTATCACTTTAGCTTTATCAGCGTTGTGCATTGTTGCCGTACTAGTTTGCCTGTTCAAAAGCTGGATAGATCCCCTAGCAATTTGCATTTCTTTGCCTTTGGCATTGGTAGGAGCGATGCTGGCACTAGTAGCGACAAGAAGTGACTTTGGCATGATCTCGCTGCTTGGCTTTGTCTTTTTGCTGGGATTGACTAACAAAAGTGCCATTTTGCTTGTAGACTGCATTAACCAACTACGTTCTGCTGGCTTAAATCGCACCGAGGCTATTCTCAAAGCTGGGCCTGTGCGCCTGCGACCAATTATGATGACAACAGCCTCTACAATTTTAGGAATGTTGCCGATCGCTTTAGGATTGGGAGCAGGTTCGGAATTGCGATCACCGATGGCAGTGGCTATTGCTGGTGGCTTGATCAGTTCTACTTTGCTGAGTTTGATTGTGGTACCAGTCGTGTACACCATTCTTGATGATTGGTTTCCCCGCTTTGAAAACAAGGGGAAAATTTGA
- a CDS encoding nucleoside phosphorylase — translation MPHQTSIQAILVCQGVEYQAVCRGLRRVPSSTTSVIPIPVGGNANSRFLPKSQYLQEILNHPQPRVLVMGLCGSLTPKYKVGEIVLYQNNIYQENTNSSLQQKSCDRTFTCELDLLFQKKVPLVTALTSDRVICSANEKRHLHQTLNAEVVDMEGFAILEFFEQTGVSVAMLRVVSDGCDRDITNLNLALSLDGSLQPLAFAVAMLKQPIAATRLIRGSLQALKVLEEVTTFLFQDKMLQT, via the coding sequence GTGCCACATCAAACATCTATCCAAGCAATTTTAGTTTGTCAGGGTGTAGAGTACCAGGCTGTGTGTCGGGGTTTGCGCCGCGTTCCTAGTTCTACAACGTCAGTGATACCAATACCTGTTGGTGGAAATGCTAACTCTAGATTTTTGCCAAAAAGTCAATATTTGCAAGAGATTCTGAATCATCCACAACCAAGAGTATTGGTTATGGGTTTGTGTGGTAGCTTGACTCCCAAATATAAAGTAGGCGAGATTGTACTGTACCAGAACAACATCTATCAGGAGAATACCAATAGTTCATTGCAGCAGAAATCTTGCGATCGCACTTTTACTTGCGAGCTTGACTTACTTTTCCAAAAAAAGGTTCCTCTGGTAACAGCATTAACAAGCGATCGTGTAATTTGCTCTGCGAATGAAAAACGCCATCTCCATCAAACTTTGAACGCTGAGGTGGTAGATATGGAAGGATTTGCTATTTTGGAATTTTTTGAGCAAACTGGAGTTTCTGTGGCAATGTTGCGGGTAGTTAGTGACGGATGCGATCGCGACATAACCAATCTTAACTTGGCGCTGAGTCTGGATGGTTCCCTGCAACCTTTAGCTTTTGCAGTTGCCATGCTCAAACAGCCTATCGCTGCAACTAGGTTGATTCGAGGTTCTTTGCAGGCACTAAAGGTGTTAGAGGAAGTTACGACTTTTTTGTTCCAAGATAAAATGCTTCAAACCTAG
- a CDS encoding PAS domain S-box protein → MLRNRWIVFLLALLTLFLAHGLALFYRVQPAVSLWFPPSGVAIALTLWFGPIGAILAGIASIVMAPFWGNQGWHRLVGLTDVIEPLVAWFVYCYCFRGSLTLQGLRSTIKFIVSVPLAACATSAIVGTSTLFALGKLPAANLSVTIAHWWLGNAIATMAITPPMLLLFTPVLRQWRLISVTEQPQASQPKLIAAHWWRDRPSEIFLILIFSISIAWLAVEAAQGTNFIFEQFSLLSFIPIVWAAIRFGVTGGILTASFCVLLTLFYYLLLYPNLISLPISPTEAKIFYIHNFHLLIQCAVGLVVGAAILERDNSLVAPTAEAPSQFQLNKKLFQLNFLLTKIIQQLQESEECFRTSVENMLDCFGIYCAIRDESGRITDFRVEYVNDAACINNLMTREEQIGRGLCEILPGHRDCGLFDEYCQVVETGQPLIKDELIYEDKFRHQRLVRAFDIRIAKFGDGFVATWRDITDRRQAEIELSRREQELATLLENSPDIIMRLDRELRYIYVNSVHEKATGLKSEDLLGKTVAEVWQNQEQHQQWQTNLQAAFQTGKTQIDEFSFPDPNGTVHFYQTQIVPEFITDGSVTSVLTVTREITKLKETETALRQSEAQFRRIVDSNIIGIFFGDISGNITAANDAFLAMIGYNQQDLLAGRIRWDTLTPPEHLERSQKAVEELQATGTCTPFEKEFFRKDGSRVWVEIGGALFDSDREGLCYVLDITARKQSQEALRESQERLNLALEAANMGSWDWNIQTGEVYWSPNLERLFGLEPGSFDCRYETVMAMIHPGDRQWVLQAIYRALDEQQEYNIEFRFVKPDGKIRWAVGRGQVFYDAIGNAVRMTGVDLDITDRKQAEEALRQSELMFRTLADTMPQMFWITQPDGYHEYFNQRWYDYTQTSLEETQGNGWQNILHPDDVQGTIEVWHNSLRTGDKYNIEYRLRCGNDGEYRWHLGRALPLRNQDGQIVKWFGSCTDIHDQKLAIEERAQALERERAARIELERASRMKDEFLAIVSHELRSPLNGILGWSRLLRTRRLAADKTEQALASIERNAQAQTQLIEDLLDISRIIRGQIRLDLQPTSLMTAIQAALDTVSPTANTKSIQIESRLNPNVGLVSGDLDRLQQIVWNLLSNAVKFTSEGGRVEIRLEQVGSCAQIQVIDTGRGISSDFLPYVFVRFRQADATTTRTQGGLGLGLAIVRNLVELHNGTVSVASKGKGQGATFTVQLPLLGTDSAPSQQELSIQRQTDTQASFNLQGLKILAVDDQADAREFLTAALSEYGANVTTAASTREALQILELVKPDVLLSDIGMPGEDGYALIRQIRQLPLEQGGQIPAAALTAYAREGDRLQALAAGFQMHIPKPIEPIQLLTVVAKLAGNRVGGIEN, encoded by the coding sequence ATGCTCCGCAATCGATGGATTGTCTTCCTGTTGGCTTTGCTAACACTGTTTCTGGCTCACGGCTTGGCACTGTTTTACCGGGTTCAACCTGCTGTTTCTTTGTGGTTTCCTCCATCTGGAGTTGCGATCGCTTTGACACTTTGGTTTGGCCCAATTGGTGCTATCTTGGCAGGAATCGCTTCTATTGTCATGGCACCTTTTTGGGGTAATCAGGGTTGGCATCGCCTAGTTGGGTTAACAGATGTAATAGAACCTTTGGTTGCTTGGTTTGTTTACTGTTATTGCTTTCGGGGTTCGCTAACTCTACAAGGACTTAGAAGTACTATAAAGTTTATTGTGAGTGTGCCTCTGGCTGCTTGCGCCACTTCGGCAATTGTAGGCACCTCAACCTTATTTGCCTTGGGAAAGCTACCAGCAGCAAACCTAAGTGTAACAATCGCTCACTGGTGGTTAGGAAATGCGATCGCGACAATGGCGATTACACCCCCGATGCTGTTACTTTTCACTCCAGTTTTGCGGCAGTGGCGATTGATATCAGTCACAGAGCAACCTCAAGCAAGCCAACCAAAATTAATTGCTGCTCACTGGTGGCGCGATCGCCCATCTGAAATTTTTTTGATTCTCATATTTAGCATATCTATTGCTTGGCTCGCTGTTGAAGCAGCACAGGGAACCAATTTTATCTTTGAGCAGTTTTCTTTGTTAAGTTTCATTCCGATTGTTTGGGCAGCAATCCGCTTTGGCGTTACGGGTGGAATACTGACAGCAAGCTTTTGTGTACTATTAACACTGTTTTATTATTTGCTCCTCTATCCCAACTTGATTTCACTGCCAATATCTCCGACAGAAGCCAAAATCTTCTACATTCATAATTTCCATCTGTTGATACAGTGCGCTGTCGGATTAGTAGTGGGGGCTGCTATTTTAGAGCGGGACAATTCTCTAGTTGCTCCAACTGCCGAAGCTCCATCTCAGTTTCAACTTAACAAGAAACTATTTCAATTAAACTTCTTACTGACAAAAATCATACAGCAATTGCAGGAGAGTGAAGAATGCTTTCGCACCTCTGTCGAAAATATGCTCGACTGTTTTGGGATTTATTGTGCCATCCGCGATGAATCTGGGCGCATTACAGACTTTCGAGTTGAATATGTTAATGATGCAGCCTGTATCAATAATCTCATGACTCGTGAGGAACAGATTGGTAGGGGACTATGTGAAATTCTGCCAGGGCATCGAGACTGCGGTTTATTTGATGAATACTGTCAGGTGGTAGAAACTGGGCAACCTCTGATCAAAGATGAATTGATTTACGAAGATAAATTTAGGCATCAGCGTTTAGTTCGAGCCTTTGACATCCGCATTGCTAAATTCGGAGATGGCTTTGTTGCCACTTGGCGGGATATCACTGATCGCCGTCAAGCAGAGATAGAACTTAGCCGTCGAGAGCAGGAATTGGCAACACTATTAGAGAACTCTCCAGACATAATTATGCGGCTTGATCGGGAACTACGCTATATTTATGTGAACAGTGTTCATGAAAAAGCAACTGGCTTAAAGTCTGAGGATCTCCTTGGCAAGACTGTAGCAGAAGTTTGGCAAAACCAAGAGCAACATCAGCAATGGCAAACAAACCTGCAAGCTGCATTCCAAACTGGCAAAACGCAAATAGATGAATTTAGCTTTCCAGATCCTAATGGTACAGTCCACTTTTACCAAACTCAAATTGTCCCAGAATTTATTACAGACGGTTCCGTTACTTCAGTATTGACGGTTACTCGTGAGATTACCAAGCTCAAAGAAACAGAAACTGCTTTGCGTCAAAGCGAAGCTCAATTCCGGAGAATAGTAGATTCTAATATCATTGGTATCTTTTTTGGAGACATTAGTGGTAACATTACTGCTGCAAATGATGCCTTTCTAGCAATGATTGGCTATAATCAACAAGACCTTTTAGCTGGCAGAATTCGTTGGGATACACTCACACCACCCGAACATCTGGAGCGAAGCCAAAAAGCAGTAGAAGAACTTCAAGCCACTGGCACCTGTACCCCTTTTGAGAAAGAGTTTTTCCGCAAAGATGGCAGCCGAGTTTGGGTAGAAATTGGTGGAGCGTTATTTGATAGCGATCGCGAAGGGTTATGCTATGTCCTCGATATAACAGCACGCAAGCAATCACAAGAGGCTCTGCGCGAGAGCCAAGAGCGCTTAAACTTGGCACTAGAAGCTGCTAATATGGGCAGTTGGGATTGGAATATTCAAACTGGGGAAGTTTACTGGTCACCAAATTTAGAGAGATTGTTTGGTCTTGAGCCTGGTAGCTTTGACTGTCGATATGAAACAGTAATGGCGATGATTCATCCAGGCGATCGCCAGTGGGTTTTGCAAGCAATTTATCGCGCTCTTGATGAGCAACAAGAGTACAATATAGAGTTTCGGTTCGTGAAGCCGGATGGTAAAATTCGTTGGGCAGTCGGTAGAGGACAGGTATTTTACGATGCCATCGGTAACGCAGTACGGATGACTGGTGTAGATTTAGATATAACTGATCGCAAGCAAGCAGAAGAGGCATTGCGTCAGAGCGAATTAATGTTCCGAACACTTGCAGATACCATGCCGCAGATGTTTTGGATTACACAACCGGATGGCTATCACGAATATTTCAATCAACGCTGGTACGATTACACTCAAACAAGCTTAGAAGAAACTCAAGGTAATGGATGGCAAAACATTTTGCATCCTGACGATGTACAAGGCACCATCGAAGTTTGGCACAATAGCCTGCGCACAGGAGACAAATATAATATTGAGTACCGTTTGCGTTGTGGTAATGATGGAGAATATCGCTGGCATTTAGGACGGGCGTTGCCATTACGAAATCAAGATGGTCAAATTGTAAAATGGTTTGGCTCTTGTACAGATATTCACGATCAAAAGTTGGCAATCGAAGAGCGGGCGCAGGCATTGGAGAGAGAACGTGCAGCGCGGATAGAACTTGAAAGAGCTAGTCGCATGAAGGATGAATTTTTGGCAATTGTTTCTCATGAATTGCGATCGCCTCTCAATGGTATCTTGGGATGGTCACGTCTGCTCCGTACTCGCAGATTAGCTGCCGACAAAACTGAACAAGCACTCGCATCAATTGAGCGCAATGCCCAAGCACAGACTCAATTAATTGAAGATTTGCTCGATATTTCGCGGATTATTCGCGGGCAAATTCGTTTAGATTTGCAGCCAACAAGTCTGATGACAGCAATCCAAGCAGCATTAGATACAGTTAGCCCCACTGCCAACACCAAGTCAATTCAAATTGAATCTAGACTTAATCCCAATGTTGGCTTAGTTTCTGGCGATCTAGATCGTTTGCAACAAATAGTTTGGAATCTGCTCTCTAATGCTGTTAAGTTTACTTCAGAAGGCGGACGAGTTGAAATTCGACTAGAGCAGGTGGGTTCCTGTGCTCAAATTCAGGTAATTGATACTGGTAGAGGAATTAGTTCTGACTTTTTACCTTACGTTTTTGTTCGTTTTCGCCAAGCAGATGCCACGACAACTCGCACTCAAGGAGGATTGGGGCTAGGACTTGCGATCGTCCGTAATTTGGTAGAACTACATAATGGCACAGTTTCAGTTGCTAGCAAGGGTAAAGGGCAAGGAGCAACTTTTACTGTACAACTCCCGCTTCTTGGCACTGACTCTGCGCCGAGTCAACAAGAACTTTCAATTCAGCGACAAACAGACACACAGGCTAGCTTTAATCTTCAGGGGCTAAAAATCCTGGCGGTTGATGATCAAGCAGATGCACGGGAATTTTTGACAGCAGCACTCTCAGAATATGGCGCGAATGTCACTACTGCCGCTTCTACTCGTGAAGCTCTACAAATACTAGAGTTGGTAAAACCAGACGTACTCTTAAGTGATATTGGTATGCCTGGTGAAGATGGTTACGCTCTGATTCGGCAAATTCGCCAACTGCCACTAGAACAAGGTGGACAAATCCCAGCCGCCGCTCTTACAGCTTATGCCAGAGAAGGCGATCGCCTCCAGGCTCTTGCCGCCGGATTTCAGATGCACATTCCTAAACCGATTGAGCCGATTCAATTACTGACAGTTGTAGCCAAACTGGCTGGAAATAGGGTTGGGGGAATAGAAAATTAG